A genomic region of Xanthomonas campestris pv. phormiicola contains the following coding sequences:
- a CDS encoding type IV toxin-antitoxin system AbiEi family antitoxin codes for MIKVLEIEREMLTPDHRTIDIVARIEASGRLHTLFCEVKSSGQPRNVRLALLQLRHLMANQANETTPVFIAPYLSPEAQALCLEQGVGYLDLEGNARLTFDSVFIDRKVASKPVVERREIRSLFKPKSAQVLRVMLRDPRRAWRVTELAEVADVSLGHVSNVRVGLLNREWAQVSREGLFLSEPDALVDAWRDAYVAPAGHRLSFYTTLHGHSFEEATRRLLRSEPAPGRLALASFSAAHWLAPYARTGTQYFYSDEAGLEQLRSGLRLSSTSKGENVTVTLLKDLGVFRDTVEPAPGVICTGPVQTYLDLAAAGERGREAADHLRRERLTWQK; via the coding sequence ATGATCAAGGTTTTGGAAATCGAGCGCGAGATGTTGACGCCTGATCACCGGACCATCGATATCGTGGCACGCATCGAGGCGTCTGGCAGGCTCCACACGCTGTTTTGCGAAGTGAAGTCCAGCGGTCAGCCGCGCAACGTTCGTTTGGCCCTGCTGCAACTGCGCCACCTCATGGCGAACCAGGCAAATGAGACGACGCCGGTCTTCATCGCTCCTTATCTGTCGCCCGAAGCTCAGGCGCTATGCCTTGAGCAGGGCGTGGGCTATCTCGATCTGGAAGGCAATGCCCGGTTGACCTTCGACAGCGTTTTCATCGACCGGAAGGTCGCAAGCAAACCTGTGGTGGAGCGGCGCGAAATCAGGTCGCTGTTCAAGCCCAAGTCCGCGCAGGTGTTGCGTGTGATGCTTCGCGATCCGCGTCGGGCATGGCGGGTCACCGAGCTGGCGGAGGTTGCCGACGTCAGTTTGGGGCACGTCAGCAATGTGCGCGTGGGCTTGCTTAATCGCGAATGGGCACAGGTTTCCAGGGAAGGCCTATTTCTGTCCGAACCCGATGCGCTTGTGGATGCTTGGCGCGACGCCTACGTGGCACCTGCTGGCCATCGATTGAGCTTCTATACGACGTTGCACGGCCATTCGTTCGAGGAGGCGACGCGACGCTTGCTGCGCTCGGAGCCTGCACCGGGTCGCCTCGCACTGGCCTCCTTTTCGGCGGCGCACTGGCTCGCCCCGTATGCCCGCACGGGCACGCAATACTTCTATTCGGACGAAGCAGGTCTTGAGCAGCTGCGGTCGGGCTTGAGGCTGTCTTCCACTTCGAAGGGCGAAAACGTCACCGTCACCTTGCTAAAAGACCTTGGCGTATTCCGCGATACGGTGGAGCCGGCGCCTGGCGTGATCTGCACCGGCCCGGTGCAGACCTATCTGGATCTCGCCGCAGCCGGGGAGCGCGGGCGGGAGGCGGCCGATCATCTGCGACGAGAAAGGCTGACATGGCAAAAATGA
- a CDS encoding response regulator transcription factor gives MPTESHADPIPPPRVLVIDDEPQIRRFLDISLRAQGYRVLQAASGGDGLAQLAAHGAELVVLDVGLPDQDGHSVLRELRQWSAVPVIMLTVRAGEAEKVQALDAGANDYVTKPFGVQELMARIRVLLRMQPAAGEAETVFDDGHLHIHLGLREVRLDGEPLPLSRKEYALLALLLRHSGRVLTQPQLLREVWGPTHQEDTHYLRILVGKLRQKLGDSAVAPRYIATEPGVGLRFIGTAS, from the coding sequence ATGCCGACTGAGTCCCACGCCGATCCGATTCCGCCGCCGCGCGTGCTGGTCATCGACGACGAGCCGCAGATCCGGCGTTTCCTGGACATCAGCCTGCGCGCGCAGGGCTACCGCGTGCTGCAGGCCGCCAGCGGCGGCGACGGCCTGGCGCAGCTGGCCGCGCACGGCGCCGAACTGGTGGTGCTGGACGTGGGCCTGCCCGACCAGGACGGGCACAGCGTGCTGCGCGAACTGCGGCAGTGGTCCGCGGTGCCGGTGATCATGCTCACCGTGCGCGCCGGCGAGGCGGAGAAGGTACAGGCGCTGGACGCCGGCGCCAACGACTACGTGACCAAGCCGTTCGGCGTGCAGGAACTGATGGCGCGCATCCGCGTGCTGCTGCGCATGCAACCGGCCGCCGGCGAGGCCGAGACGGTGTTCGACGATGGCCACCTGCACATCCACCTGGGCCTGCGCGAAGTGCGCCTGGACGGCGAGCCGCTGCCGCTGAGCCGCAAGGAATACGCGCTGCTGGCGCTGCTGCTGCGCCACAGCGGGCGCGTGCTGACGCAACCGCAACTGCTGCGCGAAGTGTGGGGGCCGACCCACCAGGAGGATACCCACTACCTGCGCATCCTGGTCGGCAAGTTGCGGCAGAAACTCGGCGACAGCGCGGTGGCGCCGCGCTACATCGCCACCGAGCCGGGCGTGGGGCTGCGCTTCATAGGTACGGCGTCGTGA
- a CDS encoding sensor histidine kinase KdpD: protein MPDPRTQQADALIGALQRERGGRLTVFLGAAPGVGKTYAMLSRARQLQQQGSEVVVGVVETHGRAETAALLDGLAVQPRRRVEYRGRTLEEMDLDALLARRPPLVLVDELAHRNAPGSRHERRWQDVQELLDAGIDVYSTVNIQHLESLNDVVHRITGIRVGETVPDAIFDRLRDIVLVDLPPRELIERLQQGKVYLPEQAGQALQAFFSPSNLAALRELAMQTAADRVDNDLRDVQAAQGRTGVALRRRVLVAIDGRGQSDYLVRVARRLAERRGAPWSVVTVQTQAQPEEAWQLEVDRAFALARRLGGDAALLHGASVADALLDHAAHNGVSTLLLGRTRERPLARMINRTLTQQLLQRGAHYELVIISSPEARARARRRWRRPGHWLSRDDLVFATVASLLAVAVGWIAERWVGIDDLSMVFIVAVVMVAAKTRMAAAVLSALLSFFAYNFFFIEPRYTLHIGARQGVVTVLLFLVAALVAGRLASRLRMQVLALRAANAQTTALQRLGRELTSAADLGQVLEAGRRALAATLEAEAWVRLQPLEAAHAAAQDGAHDYAASMAAVDRSAADWAQRHGQATGRFTDTLAGASWWFLPVRHERGAIGVVGLKFAAGVQRPGLEQQRLAEAMVEDIGQAALRTRLVADLESARVSGETERLRSALLSSVSHDLRSPLAAMIGAASSLASYGQAMDADDRRSLLETIQLEGERLDRYIQNLLDMTRLGHTGLTLHRDWIDVDELIGSAARRLQRYQPQVRLDIALAAELPTLWVHPALVEQAIFNVLENAAKFSPEGEAIRVAAAMVDGRLRIDIGDRGPGIPEDERARIFDMFYSVERGDRGRHGTGLGLTICQGMIGAHGGSVEALPGADGRGTTIRITLPLIEPAAPPSRPDAD, encoded by the coding sequence ATGCCCGATCCCCGCACCCAGCAGGCCGACGCCTTGATCGGCGCGCTCCAGCGCGAACGCGGCGGGCGCCTGACCGTGTTCCTGGGCGCGGCGCCGGGGGTCGGCAAGACCTACGCGATGCTGTCGCGCGCGCGCCAGCTGCAGCAGCAGGGCAGCGAGGTGGTGGTCGGGGTGGTCGAGACCCATGGCCGCGCCGAAACCGCGGCATTGCTGGACGGGCTGGCCGTGCAGCCGCGGCGGCGCGTGGAATACCGCGGCCGCACGCTCGAGGAAATGGACCTGGACGCGCTGCTGGCGCGGCGCCCGCCGCTGGTGCTGGTCGACGAACTGGCCCATCGCAACGCGCCAGGCAGCCGCCACGAGCGGCGCTGGCAGGACGTGCAGGAACTGCTCGACGCCGGCATCGACGTCTACAGCACGGTCAACATCCAGCACCTGGAAAGCCTCAACGACGTGGTCCACCGCATCACCGGCATCCGCGTCGGCGAGACCGTGCCCGATGCGATCTTCGACCGGCTGCGCGACATCGTGCTGGTCGACCTGCCGCCGCGCGAACTGATCGAACGCCTGCAACAGGGCAAGGTGTATCTGCCCGAGCAGGCGGGACAGGCGCTGCAGGCGTTCTTCTCGCCGTCGAACCTGGCCGCGCTGCGCGAACTGGCGATGCAGACCGCGGCCGACCGCGTCGACAACGACCTGCGCGACGTGCAGGCCGCACAGGGCCGCACCGGCGTGGCGCTGCGGCGGCGGGTGCTGGTGGCGATCGACGGGCGCGGCCAGTCCGACTACCTGGTGCGGGTGGCGCGGCGCCTGGCCGAGCGCCGCGGCGCGCCGTGGAGCGTGGTCACCGTGCAGACCCAGGCGCAGCCGGAGGAGGCCTGGCAGCTGGAGGTCGACCGCGCCTTCGCGCTGGCGCGGCGGCTCGGCGGCGACGCCGCGCTGCTGCACGGCGCCAGCGTGGCCGATGCATTGCTCGACCACGCCGCGCACAACGGCGTGTCCACGCTGCTGCTCGGCCGCACCCGCGAACGGCCGCTGGCGCGGATGATCAACCGCACGCTCACCCAGCAACTGCTGCAGCGCGGCGCGCACTACGAGCTGGTCATCATCAGTTCGCCGGAGGCGCGCGCACGCGCGCGGCGGCGCTGGCGCCGTCCCGGCCACTGGCTGTCGCGCGACGACCTGGTGTTCGCCACGGTGGCCTCGCTGCTGGCGGTGGCGGTGGGCTGGATCGCCGAGCGCTGGGTCGGCATCGACGACCTGTCGATGGTGTTCATCGTCGCGGTGGTGATGGTCGCGGCGAAGACGCGCATGGCCGCGGCGGTGCTGTCGGCGCTGCTGAGCTTCTTCGCCTACAACTTCTTCTTCATCGAACCGCGCTACACGCTGCACATCGGCGCGCGCCAGGGCGTGGTCACGGTGCTGCTGTTCCTGGTCGCCGCGCTGGTCGCCGGGCGGCTGGCGTCGCGGCTGCGCATGCAGGTGCTGGCGCTGCGCGCGGCCAACGCGCAGACCACCGCGCTGCAGCGGCTGGGCCGCGAACTGACCAGCGCCGCCGACCTGGGCCAGGTGCTGGAGGCCGGGCGCCGCGCGCTGGCCGCCACGCTCGAGGCCGAGGCCTGGGTGCGGCTGCAGCCGCTGGAGGCGGCGCACGCCGCCGCGCAGGACGGCGCGCACGACTACGCGGCGTCGATGGCGGCGGTGGACCGCAGCGCCGCCGACTGGGCGCAGCGCCACGGCCAGGCCACCGGCCGCTTCACCGACACCCTGGCCGGCGCCAGCTGGTGGTTCCTGCCGGTGCGCCACGAGCGCGGCGCGATCGGCGTGGTCGGGCTGAAGTTCGCCGCCGGCGTGCAGCGTCCCGGGCTGGAGCAGCAGCGCCTGGCCGAAGCCATGGTCGAGGACATCGGCCAGGCCGCGCTGCGCACGCGGCTGGTCGCCGACCTGGAAAGCGCGCGGGTCAGCGGCGAGACCGAACGCCTGCGCTCGGCGCTGCTGTCGTCGGTGTCGCACGACCTGCGTTCGCCGCTGGCGGCGATGATCGGCGCGGCCAGCAGCCTGGCCAGCTACGGCCAGGCGATGGACGCCGACGACCGCCGCAGCCTGCTGGAGACGATCCAGCTGGAAGGCGAGCGCCTGGACCGCTACATCCAGAACCTGCTCGACATGACCCGGCTCGGCCATACCGGGCTGACCTTGCACCGCGACTGGATCGACGTGGACGAACTGATCGGGTCGGCCGCGCGGCGCCTGCAGCGCTACCAGCCGCAGGTGCGGCTGGACATCGCCCTGGCCGCCGAGCTGCCGACGCTGTGGGTGCATCCGGCGCTGGTCGAACAGGCGATCTTCAACGTGCTGGAGAACGCGGCGAAATTTTCGCCGGAGGGCGAGGCGATCCGCGTCGCCGCGGCGATGGTCGACGGGCGCCTGCGCATCGACATCGGCGACCGCGGCCCGGGCATTCCCGAGGACGAGCGCGCGCGCATCTTCGACATGTTCTACAGCGTCGAACGCGGCGACCGCGGCCGCCACGGCACCGGCCTGGGCCTGACCATCTGCCAGGGCATGATCGGCGCGCACGGCGGCAGCGTCGAGGCGCTGCCCGGCGCCGATGGCCGCGGCACCACGATCCGCATTACCCTGCCGTTGATCGAACCCGCCGCCCCGCCGTCCCGCCCCGATGCCGACTGA
- the kdpC gene encoding potassium-transporting ATPase subunit KdpC produces MNVSPVSASYREPLRWRAALLLPLLVLGAAALYSLLSTLLAGALFPAQANGSLLARDGRVLGSALVAQPFAAPGYFQPRPSAAKFDPMAAAGSNQARSNPELQQRIADARASVAARDGVAAAQVAEDLLTQSGSGLDPDISVAAAQQQVARVATARELPVATVAALVAAQVRPRQFGVLGQPRVNVLALNLALDRAGTRDSEPGTRENQEQKQ; encoded by the coding sequence ATGAACGTTTCCCCGGTTTCTGCTTCCTACCGCGAACCGCTGCGCTGGCGCGCGGCGCTGCTGCTGCCGCTGCTGGTGCTGGGCGCCGCCGCGCTGTACTCGCTGCTGTCCACCCTGCTCGCCGGCGCGCTGTTCCCGGCGCAGGCCAACGGCAGCCTGCTCGCACGCGACGGCCGCGTGCTCGGCTCGGCGCTGGTCGCGCAGCCGTTCGCCGCGCCCGGCTATTTCCAGCCGCGTCCGTCGGCGGCCAAGTTCGACCCGATGGCGGCGGCCGGCAGCAACCAGGCGCGCAGCAATCCGGAGCTGCAGCAGCGCATCGCCGACGCGCGCGCCAGCGTGGCCGCGCGCGACGGCGTCGCCGCGGCGCAGGTGGCGGAGGACCTGCTGACCCAGTCCGGCAGCGGCCTGGACCCGGACATCAGCGTGGCCGCGGCGCAGCAGCAGGTCGCGCGCGTGGCCACGGCGCGCGAATTGCCGGTGGCGACCGTCGCCGCGCTGGTCGCCGCGCAGGTGCGGCCGCGCCAGTTCGGCGTGCTCGGCCAGCCGCGGGTGAATGTGCTGGCGCTGAATCTGGCGTTGGATCGGGCCGGGACTCGGGACTCGGAACCCGGGACTCGGGAAAATCAAGAGCAAAAGCAATAA
- the kdpB gene encoding potassium-transporting ATPase subunit KdpB: MSTPLPQASSSVHKPGLLDGPALRAALRASVLKLSPRHLLGSPVMAVVFAGTLLSALITVAGQGAPAFGWAVTAILLITVLFGNFAEAVAEARGRGQAASLRRARKDLVARRVSSAHLDGETSIPAAELKPGDLVVISAGELIPADGEIVHGVATINEAAVTGESAPVLREAGTDRSGVIGGTKVLSDEIVVKVTAEPGHSFLDRMIALVEGANRQKTPNEIALTMLLAAMTLTFLIVVATLPVIAGYVGVRIDPLLLIALLVCLIPTTIGGLLPAIGIAGMNRALSANVLAKSGKAVEVAGDVDVLLLDKTGTITYGDRQATAFHALSGVDTAQLREAAMLSSLADPTPEGKSIVRLAREQGLPPADPDGASFVAFTAQTRMSGVDLPVQGQQPPRSIRKGAADAVIRHVTALGGLVPAELKGRVEQVARSGATPLVVAEGRHVLGVVELSDVVKHGVREKFARLRAMGVKTVMITGDNPLTAAAIAAEAGVDDYIAEATPEDKLARIRAEQAGGRLVAMVGDGTNDAPALAQADVGLAMNSGTQAAKEAGNMVDLDSDPAKLLAVVEVGKQQLITRGALTTFSLANDVSKYFAILPALFAASIPQMAALNVMRLSSPVHAVLAALIFNALVIPALIPLALRGVRFTPATATSLLRRNMLIYGVGGVLLPFVGIKLIDMILVALG, translated from the coding sequence ATGAGCACCCCGCTTCCGCAAGCTTCTTCCTCCGTCCACAAGCCCGGTCTGCTCGACGGCCCCGCACTGCGTGCGGCGCTGCGCGCCAGCGTGCTGAAACTCTCGCCACGCCATCTGCTCGGCAGTCCGGTGATGGCGGTGGTGTTCGCCGGCACCTTGCTGTCGGCCCTGATCACCGTGGCCGGGCAGGGCGCGCCCGCGTTCGGCTGGGCGGTGACCGCGATCCTGCTGATCACCGTGCTGTTCGGCAATTTCGCCGAAGCGGTGGCCGAGGCGCGCGGCCGCGGCCAGGCCGCCTCGCTGCGGCGCGCACGCAAGGACCTGGTGGCGCGCCGGGTGAGCAGCGCGCACCTGGACGGCGAAACCAGCATTCCCGCCGCCGAGCTGAAGCCCGGCGACCTGGTGGTGATCTCCGCCGGGGAACTCATTCCGGCCGATGGCGAGATCGTGCACGGCGTGGCCACGATCAACGAAGCGGCGGTCACCGGCGAATCGGCGCCGGTGCTGCGCGAGGCCGGCACCGACCGTTCCGGCGTGATCGGCGGCACCAAGGTGCTGTCCGACGAGATCGTGGTGAAGGTCACCGCCGAACCGGGCCACAGCTTCCTGGACCGCATGATCGCGCTGGTCGAAGGCGCCAACCGGCAGAAGACCCCGAACGAGATCGCGCTGACCATGCTGCTGGCGGCGATGACCCTGACCTTCCTGATCGTGGTCGCGACCTTGCCGGTCATCGCCGGCTACGTCGGCGTGCGCATCGATCCGCTGCTGCTGATCGCGCTGCTGGTGTGCCTGATCCCGACCACCATCGGCGGGCTGCTGCCGGCGATCGGCATCGCCGGCATGAACCGCGCGCTGTCGGCGAACGTGCTGGCCAAGTCGGGCAAGGCGGTGGAAGTGGCCGGCGACGTCGATGTGCTGCTGCTGGACAAGACCGGCACCATCACCTACGGCGACCGCCAGGCCACCGCGTTCCATGCGCTCAGCGGCGTGGATACGGCGCAACTGCGCGAGGCGGCGATGCTGTCCTCGCTGGCCGACCCGACTCCGGAAGGCAAGTCGATCGTGCGCCTGGCGCGCGAGCAGGGCCTGCCGCCGGCCGATCCGGACGGCGCCAGCTTCGTCGCCTTCACCGCGCAGACGCGCATGTCCGGCGTGGACCTGCCCGTGCAGGGACAGCAGCCGCCGCGTTCGATCCGCAAGGGCGCGGCCGATGCGGTGATCCGCCACGTCACCGCGCTGGGCGGGCTGGTGCCGGCGGAACTGAAGGGCCGCGTCGAGCAGGTCGCGCGCAGCGGTGCCACGCCGCTGGTGGTGGCCGAGGGCCGCCACGTGCTCGGCGTGGTCGAGCTGTCGGACGTGGTCAAGCATGGCGTGCGCGAGAAGTTCGCGCGGCTGCGTGCGATGGGCGTCAAGACGGTGATGATCACCGGCGACAACCCGCTCACCGCCGCGGCGATCGCCGCCGAGGCCGGCGTCGACGACTACATCGCCGAGGCCACGCCGGAAGACAAGCTCGCGCGCATCCGCGCCGAGCAGGCCGGCGGCCGGCTGGTGGCGATGGTCGGCGACGGCACCAACGACGCGCCGGCGCTCGCGCAGGCCGACGTCGGCCTGGCGATGAACTCGGGCACGCAGGCGGCCAAGGAAGCCGGCAACATGGTCGACCTGGATTCGGATCCGGCCAAGCTGCTGGCGGTGGTGGAAGTGGGCAAGCAGCAGCTGATCACCCGCGGCGCGCTGACCACCTTCTCGCTGGCCAACGACGTGTCCAAATACTTCGCGATCCTGCCGGCGCTGTTCGCCGCCTCGATCCCGCAGATGGCGGCGCTGAACGTGATGCGCCTGTCCAGCCCGGTGCATGCGGTGCTGGCCGCGTTGATCTTCAACGCGCTGGTGATTCCAGCGCTGATCCCGCTGGCGTTGCGCGGCGTGCGCTTCACCCCGGCCACGGCGACCTCGCTGCTGCGCCGGAACATGCTGATCTACGGCGTCGGCGGCGTGCTGCTGCCGTTCGTCGGGATCAAATTGATCGACATGATCCTGGTGGCGCTGGGCTGA
- the kdpA gene encoding potassium-transporting ATPase subunit KdpA produces MIDTLLVYALALLLGWPLGLYLAKVMRGAPMRGDALFGWIERPLYRLLGTDPARGMSWRGYAGAFLASNLVLGALVFALFVTQAWLPLNPDAVPNMRWDVALHTMVSFLTNTDQQHYSGQAQLSYLSQAVGVVGLQFVTPMMGLALVVATLRALFGGRAAAANAGTQQATLSVDEADVGNYWADVIRPTLRFLLPLCLLWTVLLTQQGVPSTLAAGPTATPLDASAGMAAQKIPLGPVAAMVAIKQLGTNGGGWYGPNSAMALENPTPFSNLLEMLAIVLIPVAIAFMVGPFTGRRKFTVLVFGSMLAMSLASTAVSVWSEGHSASTASVALMEGKEVRFGADASAAWSSLTTQTSNGSVNAMHDSLAPLTGGVAMVNMLVNAIWGGIGCGLQQFLVYLLLSVFLAGLMTGRTPELFGRKIEAGEVRLLALLILLQPLVLLGFTALTLAMPAAITATSNPGFHGISQVFYEYTSAFANNGSGFEGLGDGIPWWNLTCTLVLILGRYPALIVPLIVAAQMARKRVAPETGGSLQVETPTFALTLIAVIAVLTVLQFTPALVLGPIADHLTLAAH; encoded by the coding sequence ATGATCGATACATTGCTTGTCTATGCGCTCGCGCTGCTGCTGGGTTGGCCGCTGGGCCTTTACCTGGCCAAGGTGATGCGCGGGGCGCCGATGCGCGGCGACGCGCTGTTCGGCTGGATCGAACGGCCGCTGTACCGCCTGCTCGGCACCGATCCAGCGCGCGGCATGAGCTGGCGCGGCTATGCCGGCGCGTTCCTGGCCAGCAACCTGGTGCTGGGCGCGCTGGTGTTCGCCCTGTTCGTGACCCAGGCGTGGCTGCCGCTGAATCCCGATGCGGTGCCGAACATGCGCTGGGACGTGGCCCTGCACACCATGGTCTCGTTCCTGACCAACACCGACCAGCAGCACTACTCCGGCCAGGCGCAGCTGTCGTATCTGTCGCAGGCGGTGGGCGTGGTCGGGCTGCAGTTCGTCACCCCGATGATGGGCCTGGCGCTGGTGGTGGCGACCTTGCGTGCGCTGTTCGGTGGGCGAGCGGCCGCCGCGAACGCTGGGACCCAGCAGGCGACGCTCAGCGTCGACGAAGCCGACGTCGGCAACTACTGGGCCGACGTGATCCGGCCGACGCTGCGCTTCCTGCTGCCGCTGTGCCTGCTGTGGACCGTGCTGCTGACCCAGCAGGGCGTGCCATCCACGCTGGCGGCCGGTCCCACTGCCACGCCGCTGGACGCCAGCGCCGGCATGGCCGCGCAGAAGATCCCGCTCGGCCCGGTCGCGGCGATGGTGGCGATCAAGCAGCTCGGCACCAATGGCGGCGGCTGGTACGGCCCGAACAGCGCGATGGCGCTGGAGAACCCGACCCCGTTCTCCAATCTGCTGGAGATGCTGGCGATCGTGCTGATCCCGGTGGCGATCGCGTTCATGGTCGGCCCGTTCACCGGGCGCCGCAAATTCACCGTGCTGGTGTTCGGCAGCATGCTGGCGATGTCGCTGGCCTCCACCGCGGTGTCGGTGTGGTCCGAAGGCCATTCGGCCAGTACCGCCAGCGTGGCACTGATGGAGGGCAAGGAAGTGCGCTTCGGTGCCGATGCCTCGGCGGCGTGGTCGTCGCTGACCACACAGACCTCCAACGGCTCGGTCAATGCGATGCACGATTCGCTGGCGCCGCTGACCGGCGGCGTGGCCATGGTCAACATGCTGGTCAACGCGATCTGGGGCGGCATCGGCTGCGGCCTGCAGCAGTTCCTGGTGTACCTGCTGCTCAGCGTGTTCCTGGCCGGGCTGATGACCGGACGCACGCCGGAACTGTTCGGGCGCAAGATCGAAGCCGGCGAAGTGCGCCTGCTGGCCTTGCTGATCCTGCTGCAGCCGCTGGTGCTGCTCGGCTTCACCGCGTTGACCCTGGCCATGCCGGCGGCGATCACCGCCACCTCCAATCCCGGCTTCCACGGCATCAGCCAGGTGTTCTACGAGTACACCTCGGCCTTCGCCAACAACGGCTCCGGCTTCGAAGGCCTCGGCGACGGCATTCCGTGGTGGAACCTGACCTGCACGCTGGTGCTGATCCTGGGCCGCTATCCGGCGCTGATCGTGCCGCTGATCGTGGCCGCGCAGATGGCGCGCAAGCGCGTGGCGCCGGAAACCGGCGGCAGCCTACAGGTGGAAACGCCGACCTTCGCGCTGACCCTGATCGCGGTCATCGCGGTCCTGACCGTTCTGCAATTCACGCCGGCACTGGTGTTGGGCCCGATCGCCGATCACCTGACGCTTGCCGCGCACTGA
- a CDS encoding potassium-transporting ATPase subunit F, with the protein MPTWLSLICGVAVIVAAGYLLYVILRPEDF; encoded by the coding sequence ATGCCGACCTGGCTATCGCTGATCTGCGGCGTGGCGGTGATCGTCGCCGCCGGCTACCTGTTGTACGTGATTCTGCGTCCCGAAGATTTCTGA
- a CDS encoding TorF family putative porin, translating to MLSPLSRSARRPVSRGAFALSLLAAAACAHAASVSGNATLTSDYVWRGSTQSDGDPAVQAGLALAADNGAYASLWASSIKFDSTPHASTEVDGVLGWRGQWTPDWVWDANLTRYQYPSAAALNWTELGAAVTWKQRVWAQLGWSDDALASDTTGTYAQLGARYPFNERCRVEAALGHYWLARSYADRYTHGLVSAVFTLPGIRQGGPGLELRLTAHDTDRAAERLFPDMAGTRVEAALQATF from the coding sequence ATGCTTTCCCCGCTTTCCCGCAGCGCCCGCCGGCCCGTGTCGCGCGGCGCGTTTGCGCTTTCGCTGCTGGCCGCCGCCGCCTGCGCGCACGCCGCCAGCGTCAGCGGCAATGCCACGCTCACCAGCGACTACGTCTGGCGCGGCAGCACCCAGAGCGATGGCGATCCCGCCGTCCAGGCCGGTCTGGCCCTGGCCGCCGACAACGGCGCGTACGCGTCGCTGTGGGCCTCGTCGATCAAGTTCGACAGCACCCCGCACGCCAGCACCGAGGTCGACGGCGTGCTCGGCTGGCGCGGCCAGTGGACCCCGGACTGGGTCTGGGACGCGAACCTGACCCGCTACCAATACCCCTCGGCCGCCGCGCTGAACTGGACCGAGCTGGGTGCCGCCGTGACCTGGAAGCAGCGCGTGTGGGCGCAACTGGGCTGGTCCGACGATGCGCTGGCCAGCGACACCACCGGCACCTACGCGCAGCTCGGCGCGCGCTACCCGTTCAACGAGCGCTGCCGCGTCGAGGCGGCGCTGGGCCATTACTGGCTCGCCCGCAGCTACGCGGATCGCTACACGCATGGGTTGGTCAGCGCCGTGTTCACCCTGCCCGGCATTCGCCAGGGCGGACCGGGACTGGAGCTACGGCTGACCGCGCACGACACCGACCGCGCCGCCGAGCGGCTGTTCCCCGACATGGCCGGCACGCGGGTCGAAGCCGCGCTGCAAGCCACCTTTTGA